The following proteins are co-located in the Paralichthys olivaceus isolate ysfri-2021 chromosome 10, ASM2471397v2, whole genome shotgun sequence genome:
- the LOC138411882 gene encoding olfactory receptor 6N1-like: protein MENNTNPPYFNLTMFVNLGSYRYPTFVLCLLLYAFTVSANLVIILAISQEKKLHEPMYIFIMCLSINSMYGSAGFFLRFLRDLLSDTHMISRSACFTQVYIIYTYASYELTILGIMAYDRYVAVCQPLHYHNKITLKVVSKLILLAWIYPSISVGVCVYLSSRLPLCGNKIPKVFCANWPVVKLSCVATVINNLVGMLVSTSTVFLPLAFVLYTYVRIFCVCRKRTSKFKGKVIQSCVPHIVTFVNYSITVFCDVALSRINVEELNPFLGVILSLEFVAIPPILNPLVYGLKLPEIRKIITRMLSCSKHDKEAKP, encoded by the coding sequence ATGGAAAACAATACTAATCCCCCTTATTTTAACCTCACCATGTTTGTGAACTTAGGCAGCTACCGCTACCCAAcctttgtcttgtgtttgttgctgtATGCATTTACTGTCTCAGCTAATCTTGTAATAATACTGGCAATATCACAAGAGAAGAAATTACATGAGCCcatgtatattttcattatgtgcCTCTCTATTAACTCTATGTACGGCTCTGCTGGCTTCTTCCTCAGATTTCTCAGAGACCTTTTGTCTGATACTCATATGATCTCACGGTCGGCATGTTTCACTCAGGTCTACATCATTTACACCTATGCATCCTATGAGCTCACCATTTTAGGCATTATGGCTTATGATCGATATGTCGCTGTATGTCAACCTTTGCACTACCacaacaaaataacattgaagGTGGTGTCTAAGTTGATTTTATTAGCATGGATTTATCCATCCATTTCTGTTggagtctgtgtttatctgtccTCCAGGCTTCCTTTGTGTGGCAATAAGATACCAAAGGTGTTTTGTGCAAACTGGCCTGTCGTAAAACTGTCATGTGTTGCTACTGTGATCAATAACCTTGTTGGCATGCTTGTTTCCACAAGCACAGTCTTTCTTCCCCTGGCTTTTGTCTTGTATACATATGTAcgcattttttgtgtgtgtagaaaaCGCACTTCCAAATTCAAGGGCAAAGTCATACAAAGCTGTGTGCCACACATTGTTACATTTGTCAATTATTCCATCACTGTGTTTTGTGACGTTGCCCTCAGCAGAATTAATGTTGAAGAGCTGAATCCATTTCTGGGTGTAATTCTGTCACTTGAGTTTGTTGCAATTCCTCCGATTCTGAATCCTCTTGTGTATGGCCTGAAGTTACCAGAAATTAGGAAAATTATAACAAGAATGCTCTCCTGCtcaaaacatgacaaagaagCTAAACCTTAG
- the LOC109631116 gene encoding olfactory receptor 5AC1-like, with amino-acid sequence MMENASDVTLLTLSGLDFTSEYKITLFLLTLLWYLIILLGNISVIVAIVVDKNLHEPMYIFLGNLCINALYGTLGFYPKFLLDLLSSHVISYAGCMLQGFVIHSSICCDFSILALMAYDRYVAICQPLVYNSFMTKQRVTIFVFFSWLIPIYCMFMNTATLLGSSLCGSHVKKIYCVNWMIFTLTCSPPTANIGVTYFNLLFYFAHFVFIIWSYVYLIKTCLGSTENWGKFMQTCLPHLISLATFTISVLLDLLYMRYGSPNLSQDLSNFMSMEFLLIPPAVNPFVYGFKLTKIRNTFVNFVYIKRKKRVSTHGFFSDKSVLSETAT; translated from the coding sequence atgatggaaaatGCTTCAGATGTCACACTGTTAACTCTTTCAGGTTTAGATTTTACATCGGAGTATAAAATTACTCTCTTCTTGTTGACTTTACTGTGGTATTTAATTATTCTGTTGGGAAACATTAGTGTCATCGTTGCCATTGTTGTGGATAAAAACCTCCATGAGCCGATGTATATCTTTTTGGGTAATCTATGCATCAATGCTTTGTATGGGACGCTTGGTTTTTATCCCAAATTCCTTCTTGATCTTCTGTCATCTCATGTAATTTCTTATGCTGGATGCATGCTGCAGGGTTTTGTGATACATTCATCGATTTGCTGTGATTTTTCGATCTTGGCCCTGATGGCATACGACAGATATGTGGCCATATGTCAACCTTTAGTCTACAATTCATTCATGACAAAACAGAGAGTCaccatctttgtgtttttctcgtGGCTCATACCTATTTATTGTATGTTTATGAACACAGCAACATTATTAGGATCAAGTTTATGTGGCTCACAtgtgaaaaaaatctattgCGTTAACTGGATGATATTTACTCTTACTTGCTCACCACCCACAGCAAACATTGGAGTTACATATTTTaatctcttgttttattttgcacattttgtgtttattatttggTCTTATGTGTATTTGATAAAAACATGCTTAGGATCCACAGAAAACTGGGGGAAGTTTATGCAAACATGTTTGCCGCATTTGATCTCTCTTGCCACTTTTACCATATCTGTCCTTTTAGATTTACTGTACATGAGATATGGGTCACCGAATTTATCTCAAGATCTCAGTAATTTTATGTCAATGGAATTTCTACTTATTCCTCCAGCTGTGAATCCATTTGTGTATGGATTCAAACTTACCAAAATTCGCAACACATTTGTGAATTTTGTTtatattaaaaggaaaaaacgCGTGTCAACCCATGGATTTTTTTCGGACAAAAGTGTGCTCTCTGAAACTGCGACATAA
- the LOC109631117 gene encoding olfactory receptor 6N1-like, giving the protein MENNTNPPYFNLTMFVNLGSYRYPTFVLCLLLYAFIVSANLVIILAISQEKKLHEPMYIFIMCLSINSMYGSAGFFLRFLRDLLSDTHMISRSACFTQVYIIYTYASYELTILGIMAYDRYVAVCQPLHYHNKITLKVVSKSIVLALFFPAISVGVCVYLSSRLPLCGNKIPKVFCANWPVVKLSCVATVINNLVGMLLTTSTVFLPLAFVLYTYVQIIFVCRKRISKFKGKVIQSCVPHIVTFVSFSITVFCDISLSRINVEELNPFLGVILSLEFVAIPPILNPLVYGLKLPEIRKIITRMLSCSKHDKEAKP; this is encoded by the coding sequence ATGGAAAACAATACTAATCCCCCTTATTTTAACCTCACCATGTTTGTGAACTTAGGCAGCTACCGCTACCCAAcatttgtcttgtgtttgttgctgtATGCATTTATTGTCTCAGCTAATCTTGTAATAATACTGGCAATATCACAAGAGAAGAAATTACATGAGCCcatgtatattttcattatgtgcCTCTCTATTAACTCTATGTACGGCTCTGCTGGCTTCTTCCTCAGATTTCTCAGAGACCTTTTGTCTGATACTCATATGATCTCACGGTCGGCATGTTTCACTCAGGTCTACATCATTTACACCTATGCATCCTATGAGCTCACCATTTTAGGCATTATGGCTTATGATCGATATGTCGCTGTATGTCAACCTTTGCACTACCacaacaaaataacattgaagGTGGTGTCTAAGTCTATTGTGTTAGCATTGTTTTTTCCAGCCATTTCTGTTggagtctgtgtttatctgtccTCCAGGCTTCCTTTGTGTGGCAATAAGATACCAAAGGTGTTTTGTGCAAACTGGCCTGTCGTAAAACTGTCATGTGTTGCTACTGTGATCAATAACCTTGTTGGCATGCTTCTGACTACAAGCACAGTCTTTCTTCCCCTGGCTTTTGTCCTGTATACATATGtacaaattatttttgtgtgtagAAAACGCATTTCCAAATTCAAGGGCAAAGTCATACAAAGCTGTGTGCCACACATTGTCACGTTTGTCAGTTTTTCCATCACTGTGTTTTGTGACATTTCCCTCAGCAGAATTAATGTTGAAGAGCTGAATCCATTTCTGGGTGTAATTCTGTCACTTGAGTTTGTTGCAATTCCTCCAATTCTGAATCCTCTTGTGTATGGCCTGAAGTTACCAGAAATTAGGAAAATTATAACAAGAATGCTCTCCTGCtcaaaacatgacaaagaagCTAAACCTTAG